In Hallerella porci, the sequence TCGTTCAGGATTTTCGAGGAACGGAACAAGGTCGTAGTAGTATCCAAGCGAGTGACGGAGTAGCGAGACTAGATTCGAAAAGCTCAACACGCGATTCACTTGCGCCTTGACCAGTTTTACCAACAAGTTTGCAATCATCACGACCCAGATTTGCGTCTCAATCGCATTGGCGCTTTCGCCGTAAAAGAAGTGCAGGGGGAAGTTCTGCTTCAGCTGCTTGTAGAGCGATTCGATCTGCCATCTTCGCTTGTATATTTCGATAACTTCGGCGTCCTTCAGTTCCATGTTGTTCGTAAGCAGCTGCCAGCGC encodes:
- a CDS encoding transposase, whose product is VLEKCYEKGASDARVRRDDIIEFRKRLKNGKELVHKSRLVEYVDPHTRKRWQLLTNNMELKDAEVIEIYKRRWQIESLYKQLKQNFPLHFFYGESANAIETQIWVVMIANLLVKLVKAQVNRVLSFSNLVSLLRHSLGYYYDLVPFLENPERVAASSFVGGRSPPGQLQLNLV